A region from the Lysobacter antibioticus genome encodes:
- a CDS encoding anhydro-N-acetylmuramic acid kinase, which yields MENSSVPFATDAATPLSGLYLGLISGTSADGIDAALVRFGDGAAPTRCELVLGRTYPWQDALRERLVALGQGGDARSLEELGTLDAQVAEAFAEAALSLIGEAGVAASQVAAIGSHGQTVRHRPAGAGYDGRHPFTWQIGDGAVIAERSGIATVADFRRRDVAAGGHGAPLMPAFHAALLHSDTEDRAALNLGGIANFTLLPARGDVRGFDTGPANCLMDAWALRHLGTAFDADGAFAARGTVDADLLARLLDEPWFALPPPKSTGREQFHLAWVEARLSGAQAPQDVQATLLELSAITTADALRAHQPATKRVLACGGGVRNRALLERIAAHLPGVAVESTVPYGLDPDFVEAMGFAWLARQTLSGLPGNLPSVTGARGPRVLGTVHPAA from the coding sequence ATTGAGAATTCTTCGGTCCCGTTTGCCACTGACGCCGCTACGCCGCTTTCAGGCCTTTATCTTGGACTGATCTCCGGGACCAGCGCGGACGGCATCGACGCCGCCCTGGTGCGCTTCGGAGACGGCGCCGCGCCGACCCGCTGCGAACTGGTGCTCGGCCGCACCTATCCTTGGCAGGACGCGCTGCGCGAGCGCCTGGTCGCGCTCGGCCAGGGCGGCGACGCGCGTTCGCTGGAGGAGCTCGGCACCCTCGACGCGCAAGTCGCCGAGGCCTTCGCCGAGGCGGCCCTGAGCCTGATCGGAGAAGCCGGCGTGGCCGCATCGCAGGTCGCCGCGATCGGCTCGCACGGCCAGACCGTGCGCCATCGCCCGGCCGGCGCCGGCTACGACGGCCGTCATCCTTTCACCTGGCAGATCGGCGACGGCGCAGTCATCGCCGAACGCAGCGGCATCGCCACCGTGGCCGATTTCCGCCGCCGCGACGTCGCCGCCGGCGGCCACGGCGCGCCGCTGATGCCCGCCTTCCACGCCGCCTTGCTGCATTCCGACACCGAGGACCGGGCCGCGCTCAATCTCGGCGGAATCGCCAACTTCACCCTGTTGCCGGCGCGCGGCGACGTGCGCGGTTTCGACACCGGGCCGGCCAATTGCCTGATGGACGCCTGGGCGCTACGCCACCTGGGCACGGCGTTCGACGCCGACGGCGCCTTCGCCGCGCGCGGCACGGTCGATGCGGACCTGCTTGCGCGCCTGCTCGACGAGCCCTGGTTCGCCCTGCCGCCGCCGAAGAGCACCGGACGCGAGCAATTCCACCTGGCATGGGTCGAGGCCCGCCTGAGCGGCGCGCAGGCGCCACAGGACGTGCAGGCGACCCTGCTCGAACTCAGCGCGATCACCACTGCCGATGCCTTGCGCGCGCACCAGCCGGCGACGAAGCGAGTGCTGGCCTGCGGCGGCGGCGTGCGCAATCGCGCCCTGCTCGAACGGATCGCCGCGCATCTGCCCGGGGTCGCGGTCGAGTCGACCGTGCCTTACGGCCTGGACCCGGATTTCGTCGAGGCGATGGGCTTCGCCTGGCTGGCACGGCAGACGTTGAGCGGACTGCCGGGCAACCTGCCCAGCGTCACCGGCGCGCGCGGCCCGCGCGTGCTCGGCACGGTGCATCCGGCCGCCTAG